Proteins from one Cydia fagiglandana chromosome 13, ilCydFagi1.1, whole genome shotgun sequence genomic window:
- the LOC134670229 gene encoding uncharacterized protein F21D5.5 translates to MVRQCFLRCLLDSHAPVKLPHNVEILVGRSKITKIKDQSCSRHQLSLKADCDECVVEVKQLGINPSGLDGFAMKKDATYKLGHGTKIEILLNFYSHVIEFDPPPEGSDTPKVNTKRKLEEEEESPRKRKNLKVEEESSDTSNSTKKSEKTTMNQDMSEAAENIWEEIDKGELYIFTSKGVKSSSKIAAFDMDGTLIKTKSGKVHPVDTNDWQIAFPPVSQKLKDLFAKGYKVIILSNQAPIGNGRVKIEDFKKKIENIVAKIDVPIQAFIATGKGFYRKPTTGMWDYLVEKKNDGLEVEMDKCFYCGDAAGRVANWAPGKKKDHSMADKLMAENLGLKFYTPEQYFLGHSIANVPFSNPEFVSKHLAPEPFNDNLIGKEKEILVLVGFPGSGKSFLAKQIEKKSQHKYVAVCRDILGTWQKCAAEAKKLLQQGKSVIVDSTNPDIESRGRWTALAKEMGVQCRCARMATSKAHAQHNNKFRELMKIKHVPVNDIVFHSYKNKYTDPTPSEGFKEIIVVNFNPCFEDKEAEKVYRMHLLEK, encoded by the exons ATGGTTCGCCAGTGCTTTTTACGATGTTTACTAGATTCGCATGCGCCTGTCAAGTTGCCGCACAACGTTGAAATCCTAGTGGGTCGAAGTAAAATCACCAAGATAAAAGATCAGTCGTGCTCTCGTCATCAAT TGAGTTTAAAAGCAGATTGTGATGAATGTGTAGTTGAAGTCAAACAACTTGGAATAAACCCGTCCGGTCTAGATGGATTTGCTATGAAAAAAGATGCCACATACAAACTAGGACACGgtacaaaaattgaaatattactAAACTTCTATTCTCATGTGATAGAGTTTGATCCTCCTCCAGAAGGGTCTGATACACCCAAAGTTAACACCAAGAGGAAActagaggaagaagaagaatcacCTAGGAAAAGAAAAAATCTGAAGGTTGAAGAAGAGTCATCAGACACATCTAACTCTACGAAGAAGAGTGAAAAAACAACAATGAATCAAGATATGTCAGAAGCAGCTGAAAATATATGGGAAGAAATAGACAAAGGAGAACTCTATATATTTACATCTAAAGGTGTTAAATCCAGCAGCAAAATAGCTGCTTTTGATATGGATGGAacattaattaaaactaaatcaGGCAAAGTCCACCCTGTTGACACTAATGATTGGCAGATTGCTTTTCCTCCTGTGTCTCAAAAGTTAAAAGATTTATTTGCCAAAGGCTATAAGGTTATAATTTTAAGTAATCAAGCTCCAATTGGAAATGGTAGAGTAAAAATAGAGGATTTCAAgaagaaaatagaaaatatagtTGCAAAAATAGATGTTCCTATACAAGCATTTATAGCTACTGGTAAAGGTTTTTATAGGAAACCTACTACAGGCATGTgggattatttagttgaaaag aaaaatgATGGTTTAGAGGTAGAAATGGATAAATGTTTCTACTGTGGTGATGCTGCTGGCAGAGTAGCCAACTGGGCTCCGGGAAAGAAGAAAGACCACTCCATGGCTGACAAGCTTATGGCCGAAAACTTGGGTCTCAAGTTCTACACACCTGAACAGTATTTCCTGGGGCATTCTATTGCTAATGTGCCTTTTAGCAATCCGGAGTTTGTCTCTAAACATCTGGCCCCGGAACCATTTAATGATAATCTAATTGGTAAAGAGAAAGAG ATTTTAGTCTTAGTTGGATTCCCAGGAAGTGGCAAGTCATTTTTGGCCAAGCAAATTGAGAAAAAATCGCAGCACAAATATGTGGCAGTTTGCAGAGACATTTTAGGAACCTGGCAAAAGTGTGCCGCTGAAGCAAAAAAGTTATTGcag CAAGGTAAAAGCGTTATAGTGGACAGTACGAATCCCGACATCGAATCCCGCGGACGCTGGACGGCGCTGGCCAAGGAAATGGGTGTCCAATGCCGCTGCGCCCGAATGGCCACCTCCAAGGCACACGCCCAGCATAACAACAAGTTTAGGGAGCTGATGAAAATCAAGCATGTGCCCGTCAACGATATTGTTTTCCATAGTTACAA aaataaatatacaGACCCCACGCCAAGCGAAGGTTTCAAAGAAATAATAGTTGTAAACTTTAATCCCTGTTTTGAAGACAAAGAAGCTGAAAAGGTGTACAGAATGCATTTGCTGGAGAAGTGA